Proteins encoded together in one Glandiceps talaboti chromosome 11, keGlaTala1.1, whole genome shotgun sequence window:
- the LOC144441977 gene encoding translationally-controlled tumor protein homolog — protein MLVYKDVISGDEMFSDAYDIKEVDGCLYKVAGNQKTEKLGVSDAAIGGNKSAEGGDEDETVEDASISGLDIVLNNRLVETQYTKAQYTTYIKKYMKDVKEYLMKNNPDRVDGFMTDVAPIVKSLLKKENFGKYQFYTGETMNQDGMVALLDWGEDENTPTFTFFKDGMLEEKC, from the exons ATGTTGGTCTACAAAGACGTTATAAGTG GTGATGAAATGTTCAGTGATGCATATGATATAAAAGAGGTGGACGGTTGTTTATATAAAGTTGCAGGAAAT CAAAAAACTGAGAAATTAGGTGTATCTGATGCTGCCATAGGTGGCAATAAATCAGCCGAGGGTGGTGATGAAGATGAAACAGTTGAAGACGCCTCAATCTCCGGTTTAGACATTGTTTTGAATAACCGTCTGGTAGAAACCCAATATACCAAAGCCCAGTATACcacatatataaaaaaatatatgaaaga TGTCAAGGAATATTTAATGAAAAACAACCCCGACAGAGTAGATGGTTTTATGACAGATGTTGCACCAATCGTTAAATCACTTTTGAAAAAGGAGAATTTCGGCAAATATCAATTTTACACTGGAGAGACCATGAATCAGGATGGTATGGTAGCTCTGCTAGATTGGGGAGAGGATGAAAACACACCAACATTCACCTTCTTCAAAGATGGTATGCTCGAAGAAAAATGT TAA